TAACTTGTGGCAATAAGTTGCCATGGCGCGTAATAGATGAATCACTTATGAAATTAGTTGAGGAAATAGATGTGATAAAATTAAAAACCAACATAATAGATGGTTATTATTCTAAAAATTACATGTTTCATAAAAAAGTCTTGGTTGGAATAAGTTCAGTGTTAAACCTCGATCCAATGCATTTCTGGGTCAAAGAGGTTTCGAGACATATCAAGGGCGTATTAACTAATTTTTCACCTGATTTAGTGTTGATCACCATTCCACCATTCAGTTCCGCATTGTTGGTGGAGCACATTAAGCGTCTGTCTTCTCAAATTCCGGTTATTCTTGATTTCCGCGACCTTTTCTGGCTATTTCTCCCTTACGGCTCTATTTTCAGAAAATTAGCGAATTTAGTGCAGCTCAGACTGGCTAAATCGATATTTCGAAGGATAACCCCTATGTTCGACGGGTTTATCGTTCCTGATAGCTCGTTCGTTGAGACTGTAAAAGCTTATTCACAAGCCCCAATTAAGGTTATACCGACACCCTATGACCCCGATGAGTTCAGAGATTTACCGAAAGCAAACTTTACCGAACATTTCACGATAGTTCACGCAGGAAGTTTTCATAGATATAATAACCCAAGATTTTTACGCCGTGTTTTTAGTATTTTACCTGATTCGATACTGCAGAATACTAAACTTTTGCTTGTAGGTAATGTGAATTATCGTGTCAGAAAGGTTTTTCATAACATTTCAGGGGTTAAGTTATTCGACCATCTTCCTCGCAAAGATGCCTTAGGATTACTGGTTTCTTCTGATGCGAACCTCGTTTTTGTTACGGTGCCAGCGAGTAAAGGTGGGAAACAGATTGTTCCGGGGAAAGTTTTCGATTACATTGGTGCTGGTAAACCTATAATAGCGTTCGCGCCTGAAGGGGGTGCGCTTTTGAAGCTGGTTAAGGAAAATGAGTTTGGAGCCGCCGCACCAATAGAAGACCCTGAAAAAGCAGCCAAAGCAATTGCTGAACTTTACGAAAACTGGCGAAAAGGTGGGAAACAGATTAGCTCGGACAAAAGAAAAGATTTTTCGGTAAATGCGATAATACCAAAGTTATCAGATTTTCTTGGCAATTTTATTTAAAATGGGAATATACATTGGAACATCAGGTTATTTTTTCCCTGATTGGAGCAAAACATTTTATCCTAAAGGACTTTCCCAAAGGCTTTGGCTGAGATACTATGTTATGCACTTCCCAGCTCTTGAGCTTAACTCGACATTTTACGCAATCCCGCCTCAGGAGAGGATTGAGAAGCTCGTTTCCCAGCTTCCTGATGATTTCGTCCTTACAGTGAAAATTCCGCGTTCTATAACTCATGAGGAATCCACTAAAAAGGAACTCTCAAATTACATTTCGGAGTTAGAAAATGCTATAGCGCCTGCAAAAGATAAAAAGGTTTTTAAAGGGTTTCTCGCGCAATTTCCGGTATCTTTTAGGTTCAGTAGAAAGAATTTCGAGAAGTTGAAGGCAATAGTAGAGGCGCTTACCAGACCACTTTTCGTTGAGTTCAGAAACTCTTCGTGGAAAAATGAGGAAACTATGGACTTTCTTAAAGAAAACGATGTAGGTTGGGTTATTCCTGATGTGCCAGCTCTTCCTGAATTGACTCGCCCTGAACCTTTGGTCACAACTGAGGTTGCATACTTACGATTGCATGGTCGCAATGCCAAGAATTGGTATGGTAGTGGGGATCGGTATGACTATTTCTATTCTGATGAAGAATTGGGGGAGATAGCCGAGCTTGTAAGGCTTATATCGAGCTGGACCAAGGACACATATGTGTTTTTTAATAACTGCCACATGGGGCAGGCGGCGATAAATGCGAAAAAGTTCGCAAAAATGTTCGGTCAGCAGTTTCCACAGGGAGATTTATTTGAATAATGCGCTTGATATTCTGATGTAAATTAGTATTATGAATTAGATAAAAGGGGGTATAAAATGAGAAATATTGCTATATTAATCGTCTTTTTAACTTTTGCGGTGTTTTCGATAGCTTTTGCCAGTAATGTTCCGAAGCAACCTAATCCAGAAACGAACATATCGGCGCCGTTAAGTTTCACCATTGACCTATCGTGCACAACAAGGAGTGGATTAGGTTCGCCACAGGTGGCTTTTTGCATA
This genomic stretch from bacterium harbors:
- a CDS encoding glycosyltransferase, producing MAQSSRKLLFISYFFPPSGGISSLRAMLFARFLRRSGWMVKVLTCGNKLPWRVIDESLMKLVEEIDVIKLKTNIIDGYYSKNYMFHKKVLVGISSVLNLDPMHFWVKEVSRHIKGVLTNFSPDLVLITIPPFSSALLVEHIKRLSSQIPVILDFRDLFWLFLPYGSIFRKLANLVQLRLAKSIFRRITPMFDGFIVPDSSFVETVKAYSQAPIKVIPTPYDPDEFRDLPKANFTEHFTIVHAGSFHRYNNPRFLRRVFSILPDSILQNTKLLLVGNVNYRVRKVFHNISGVKLFDHLPRKDALGLLVSSDANLVFVTVPASKGGKQIVPGKVFDYIGAGKPIIAFAPEGGALLKLVKENEFGAAAPIEDPEKAAKAIAELYENWRKGGKQISSDKRKDFSVNAIIPKLSDFLGNFI
- a CDS encoding DUF72 domain-containing protein, producing the protein MGIYIGTSGYFFPDWSKTFYPKGLSQRLWLRYYVMHFPALELNSTFYAIPPQERIEKLVSQLPDDFVLTVKIPRSITHEESTKKELSNYISELENAIAPAKDKKVFKGFLAQFPVSFRFSRKNFEKLKAIVEALTRPLFVEFRNSSWKNEETMDFLKENDVGWVIPDVPALPELTRPEPLVTTEVAYLRLHGRNAKNWYGSGDRYDYFYSDEELGEIAELVRLISSWTKDTYVFFNNCHMGQAAINAKKFAKMFGQQFPQGDLFE